The following are encoded together in the Hemicordylus capensis ecotype Gifberg chromosome 4, rHemCap1.1.pri, whole genome shotgun sequence genome:
- the LOC128325336 gene encoding uncharacterized protein LOC128325336 isoform X2: MSKGVRKIMAGNDLLKNLQSNLQELNDLRSAYFTSTKRRLASTGTTTKLLLRDQQQLPRENMNIQPFAPRKSIRHRNPYWPDEEIRTFIEIWGDDQVQASLATNFRNEAQYEWISDRMREYGYDRDMKQCRLRAKELRRGYKAIVCGNNSSVSGQRALPFYDSLNSFLCMHKGLVVSKVSLSIDRRNREAQKLGLEHEKNEKLSVVLVSDDDEASIPEPADDSNGYFQDPRVDSDPVNAQSPGDEWEQHGEDGLLAGDEASPNFPNARGESHTAANSGPSSSFPRATLVDADRMSNHWNRKQRKQADVASDLVDAISHVGDRLVNALSDLHSKHRETSELAQTRERNARKEEFAILASHVDQATRNMDKLFTLMETSTRRIADAIDRQTAALENVARLFAARLPAPSLPSASQGQPTLSSPNISAPLPSPAARLPSALNTLGAHHIGDATTPESPAPCEAEECQPEAKKIKTEDD, encoded by the exons atgag CAAGGGCGTGAGGAAAATAATGGCTGGTAATGACCTCTTAAAGAATCTGCAGAGTAACTTGCAAGAACTGAACGACCTCCGATCTGCATATTTTACATCAACAAAGCGTCGCTTGGCATCCACGGGAACAACTACCAAGTTGCTGCTTCGTGACCAACAGCAACTGCCAAGAGAGAATATGAACATCCAGCCATTTGCTCCTAGGAAGAGTATCCGCCACCGGAACCCCTACTGGCCTGATGAAGAAATCCGGACCTTCATTGAAATCTGGGGGGACGACCAGGTccaagcatccctggccaccaacTTTCGCAATGAGGCCCAGTATGAGTGGATCTCTGACCGGATGCGGGAATATGGCTATGACCGGGACATGAAGCAGTGTCGCTTGCGCGCCAAGGAGTTGCGGCGAGGATACAAAGCCATAGTCTGTGGCAACAACTCCTCTGTGAGTGGTCAACGCGCCCTGCCGTTCTATGATTCCTTGAACAGTTTCCTCTGCATGCACAAGGGCCTTGTCGTGTCCAAGGTTTCACTCTCTATAGATCGGAGGAATCGAGAAGCACAAAAACTAGGGCTGGAGCATGAGAAGAATGAAAAGCTGAGTGTTGTCCTTGTTTCTGATGATGATGAGGCATCCATCCCAGAGCCCGCAGATGACTCCAATGGCTATTTTCAGGACCCACGGGTGGATTCTGACCCTGTGAATGCTCAGTCCCCAGGTGATGAATGGGAGCAGCATGGAGAAGATGGCCTTCTGGCAGGTGATGAGGCTTCGCCCAACTTCCCCAATGCAAGAGGAGAGAGCCATACAGCTGCTAATTCAG GCCCATCCAGCTCCTTCCCCAGGGCAACCTTGGTTGACGCTGACAGAATGAGCAACCACTGGAACAGGAAGCAGCGGAAACAAGCCGATGTGGCTTCAGACCTTGTGGACGCCATCTCGCACGTGGGTGACAGGCTGGTGAACGCTCTGTCTGATTTGCACTCAAAACACAGGGAGACTTCTGAGCTTGCACAGACCAGGGAACGTAATGCCCGCAAGGAGGAATTTGCCATCCTTGCAAGCCACGTAGACCAGGCCACAAGAAACATGGACAAACTCTTCACTCTTATGGAGACATCAACCAGACGAATTGCGGATGCCATAGACAGACAAACTGCTGCCTTGGAGAATGTGGCACGATTGTTTGCTGCCAGGCTGCCAGCTCCTTCACTGCCCTCGGCATCCCAAGGGCAGCCTACACTTTCTTCCCCAAATATCTCTGCACCGCTCCCATCCCCAGCAGCACGGCTACCCAGTGCCCTGAACACTTTGGGGGCACATCACATTGGTGATGCTACAACGCCAGAATCGCCTGCTCCCTGTGAGGCCGAGGAGTGTCAACcagaagcaaaaaaaataaaaactgaagATGACTAG
- the LOC128325336 gene encoding uncharacterized protein LOC128325336 isoform X1 → MLVAQLAQSEPACMPTSEPGTCNKGVRKIMAGNDLLKNLQSNLQELNDLRSAYFTSTKRRLASTGTTTKLLLRDQQQLPRENMNIQPFAPRKSIRHRNPYWPDEEIRTFIEIWGDDQVQASLATNFRNEAQYEWISDRMREYGYDRDMKQCRLRAKELRRGYKAIVCGNNSSVSGQRALPFYDSLNSFLCMHKGLVVSKVSLSIDRRNREAQKLGLEHEKNEKLSVVLVSDDDEASIPEPADDSNGYFQDPRVDSDPVNAQSPGDEWEQHGEDGLLAGDEASPNFPNARGESHTAANSGPSSSFPRATLVDADRMSNHWNRKQRKQADVASDLVDAISHVGDRLVNALSDLHSKHRETSELAQTRERNARKEEFAILASHVDQATRNMDKLFTLMETSTRRIADAIDRQTAALENVARLFAARLPAPSLPSASQGQPTLSSPNISAPLPSPAARLPSALNTLGAHHIGDATTPESPAPCEAEECQPEAKKIKTEDD, encoded by the exons CAAGGGCGTGAGGAAAATAATGGCTGGTAATGACCTCTTAAAGAATCTGCAGAGTAACTTGCAAGAACTGAACGACCTCCGATCTGCATATTTTACATCAACAAAGCGTCGCTTGGCATCCACGGGAACAACTACCAAGTTGCTGCTTCGTGACCAACAGCAACTGCCAAGAGAGAATATGAACATCCAGCCATTTGCTCCTAGGAAGAGTATCCGCCACCGGAACCCCTACTGGCCTGATGAAGAAATCCGGACCTTCATTGAAATCTGGGGGGACGACCAGGTccaagcatccctggccaccaacTTTCGCAATGAGGCCCAGTATGAGTGGATCTCTGACCGGATGCGGGAATATGGCTATGACCGGGACATGAAGCAGTGTCGCTTGCGCGCCAAGGAGTTGCGGCGAGGATACAAAGCCATAGTCTGTGGCAACAACTCCTCTGTGAGTGGTCAACGCGCCCTGCCGTTCTATGATTCCTTGAACAGTTTCCTCTGCATGCACAAGGGCCTTGTCGTGTCCAAGGTTTCACTCTCTATAGATCGGAGGAATCGAGAAGCACAAAAACTAGGGCTGGAGCATGAGAAGAATGAAAAGCTGAGTGTTGTCCTTGTTTCTGATGATGATGAGGCATCCATCCCAGAGCCCGCAGATGACTCCAATGGCTATTTTCAGGACCCACGGGTGGATTCTGACCCTGTGAATGCTCAGTCCCCAGGTGATGAATGGGAGCAGCATGGAGAAGATGGCCTTCTGGCAGGTGATGAGGCTTCGCCCAACTTCCCCAATGCAAGAGGAGAGAGCCATACAGCTGCTAATTCAG GCCCATCCAGCTCCTTCCCCAGGGCAACCTTGGTTGACGCTGACAGAATGAGCAACCACTGGAACAGGAAGCAGCGGAAACAAGCCGATGTGGCTTCAGACCTTGTGGACGCCATCTCGCACGTGGGTGACAGGCTGGTGAACGCTCTGTCTGATTTGCACTCAAAACACAGGGAGACTTCTGAGCTTGCACAGACCAGGGAACGTAATGCCCGCAAGGAGGAATTTGCCATCCTTGCAAGCCACGTAGACCAGGCCACAAGAAACATGGACAAACTCTTCACTCTTATGGAGACATCAACCAGACGAATTGCGGATGCCATAGACAGACAAACTGCTGCCTTGGAGAATGTGGCACGATTGTTTGCTGCCAGGCTGCCAGCTCCTTCACTGCCCTCGGCATCCCAAGGGCAGCCTACACTTTCTTCCCCAAATATCTCTGCACCGCTCCCATCCCCAGCAGCACGGCTACCCAGTGCCCTGAACACTTTGGGGGCACATCACATTGGTGATGCTACAACGCCAGAATCGCCTGCTCCCTGTGAGGCCGAGGAGTGTCAACcagaagcaaaaaaaataaaaactgaagATGACTAG
- the LOC128325336 gene encoding uncharacterized protein LOC128325336 isoform X3, translating into MAGNDLLKNLQSNLQELNDLRSAYFTSTKRRLASTGTTTKLLLRDQQQLPRENMNIQPFAPRKSIRHRNPYWPDEEIRTFIEIWGDDQVQASLATNFRNEAQYEWISDRMREYGYDRDMKQCRLRAKELRRGYKAIVCGNNSSVSGQRALPFYDSLNSFLCMHKGLVVSKVSLSIDRRNREAQKLGLEHEKNEKLSVVLVSDDDEASIPEPADDSNGYFQDPRVDSDPVNAQSPGDEWEQHGEDGLLAGDEASPNFPNARGESHTAANSGPSSSFPRATLVDADRMSNHWNRKQRKQADVASDLVDAISHVGDRLVNALSDLHSKHRETSELAQTRERNARKEEFAILASHVDQATRNMDKLFTLMETSTRRIADAIDRQTAALENVARLFAARLPAPSLPSASQGQPTLSSPNISAPLPSPAARLPSALNTLGAHHIGDATTPESPAPCEAEECQPEAKKIKTEDD; encoded by the exons ATGGCTGGTAATGACCTCTTAAAGAATCTGCAGAGTAACTTGCAAGAACTGAACGACCTCCGATCTGCATATTTTACATCAACAAAGCGTCGCTTGGCATCCACGGGAACAACTACCAAGTTGCTGCTTCGTGACCAACAGCAACTGCCAAGAGAGAATATGAACATCCAGCCATTTGCTCCTAGGAAGAGTATCCGCCACCGGAACCCCTACTGGCCTGATGAAGAAATCCGGACCTTCATTGAAATCTGGGGGGACGACCAGGTccaagcatccctggccaccaacTTTCGCAATGAGGCCCAGTATGAGTGGATCTCTGACCGGATGCGGGAATATGGCTATGACCGGGACATGAAGCAGTGTCGCTTGCGCGCCAAGGAGTTGCGGCGAGGATACAAAGCCATAGTCTGTGGCAACAACTCCTCTGTGAGTGGTCAACGCGCCCTGCCGTTCTATGATTCCTTGAACAGTTTCCTCTGCATGCACAAGGGCCTTGTCGTGTCCAAGGTTTCACTCTCTATAGATCGGAGGAATCGAGAAGCACAAAAACTAGGGCTGGAGCATGAGAAGAATGAAAAGCTGAGTGTTGTCCTTGTTTCTGATGATGATGAGGCATCCATCCCAGAGCCCGCAGATGACTCCAATGGCTATTTTCAGGACCCACGGGTGGATTCTGACCCTGTGAATGCTCAGTCCCCAGGTGATGAATGGGAGCAGCATGGAGAAGATGGCCTTCTGGCAGGTGATGAGGCTTCGCCCAACTTCCCCAATGCAAGAGGAGAGAGCCATACAGCTGCTAATTCAG GCCCATCCAGCTCCTTCCCCAGGGCAACCTTGGTTGACGCTGACAGAATGAGCAACCACTGGAACAGGAAGCAGCGGAAACAAGCCGATGTGGCTTCAGACCTTGTGGACGCCATCTCGCACGTGGGTGACAGGCTGGTGAACGCTCTGTCTGATTTGCACTCAAAACACAGGGAGACTTCTGAGCTTGCACAGACCAGGGAACGTAATGCCCGCAAGGAGGAATTTGCCATCCTTGCAAGCCACGTAGACCAGGCCACAAGAAACATGGACAAACTCTTCACTCTTATGGAGACATCAACCAGACGAATTGCGGATGCCATAGACAGACAAACTGCTGCCTTGGAGAATGTGGCACGATTGTTTGCTGCCAGGCTGCCAGCTCCTTCACTGCCCTCGGCATCCCAAGGGCAGCCTACACTTTCTTCCCCAAATATCTCTGCACCGCTCCCATCCCCAGCAGCACGGCTACCCAGTGCCCTGAACACTTTGGGGGCACATCACATTGGTGATGCTACAACGCCAGAATCGCCTGCTCCCTGTGAGGCCGAGGAGTGTCAACcagaagcaaaaaaaataaaaactgaagATGACTAG